TTCACCTTCCGCCAGGGCAACGCCAACCTGGTCGAGATGACGCTGCCGGCGGACTCGCCGTACGTCGGGAAGCCCTCGGGCCTGATCCCCTTCCCCGACAACTGCGCGCTGGTGACCATCCTGCGCGACGGCCAGGTCTACGTGCCCGACGCCGAGCAGCCGGTCGAGGCGGGTGACGAGCTGCTGTTCGTGGTCTCCGCGGAGATCGAGGACCAGCTCGAGAGCCTGCTGGCCCCGGTGGAGCACCGCAGCAAGGGCTGAGGCCCGGGCGGGTCCCTCAGGGGGCGGGGGTGGCGACCGGGGTGCGGTTGCGGGTCAGCACCCACACCATCCCGGCCAGGCAGGCCACCTGCAGCGGCCAGCCCATCACCAGCTTGGCCACGCCCAGTGCCGCCACGGCCGACCCCGTCGACCACCAGCCGTTGGTGCCGGCGAGGTAGACCGGCGCCTGCACGGCGACCCGCAGCACGCACGGCAGCGCGAGCAGCCAGGTCAGCTTCGTGCACAGCCGCACGACCGACCGGTCGGCGTGCCAGGCGGTCGGGTCGCCGGCGACGCTCCCGACGATGAACCCCACGAGCGGCCACCGGACCACGATGGTGAGCACCATCAAGGTGGCGTACGCCGCGTTGTAGATGAGGCCGGGCAGGAAGTAGGCCAGCGCCTGCTCCCCCTCGTCGCCGCCCCCGCGGGCGGCCCGCCAGGCGAAGAGCGCACCGATGCCGATGCCGAACAGCGCGTTGAGCACGAACTGGACCGAGGAGCGCTGCACCAGCCGCACGGCCAGGAGCACCCCGGCGGCGGCCAGGCTGACGGTGATCGCCAGGCGCAGGTCGTGCAGGGTCAGGAACAGCACGGTGAAGGCGATCGTGGGCACCGCCGCCTCGAGCATGCCGCGGACCCCGCCCAGGGCGTCGCCGAGCTGCTTGCGGACGACCTCCTCGACGGTCTGCTCCGAGGGGACCGGGTGCGACGGGGACGCCGCCTGCTCCGAGGGCGCCGCCATCAGGTGGGCCGCAGGAAGTAGCGCGGGTTGTACATCACCCGGTGGCCGTCCTGGACGCCGATGCGGCCCACCACCCGGATGCCGCGGCCCGGGGAGATGCCGGCGATCCGGCGTCGACCCAGCCACACCACGAAGATCGACCCGGAGCCGTCGTAGAGCTCGGCCTCCAGGGCCGGGACACCGCCGCGGGGACGCAGCGAGACCGTCTTGAGGGTGCCCTGCAGGATCACCCGCTCGCGGTCGACGGCGTCCTCGATGGTCACCAGACCGGCCTTGCGGGTGTCCTTGCGCAGCTCGCGGGCCTCCTCGCGGTCGCTGCTGGCCCAGCGCGAGATGGACGCGCGCAGCCGGCTGCGGTGGCGCGCCCCGTCGTGCTCGTCGGCCACCGTGGTCACTCCGCCGAGGGCACCGCGTCGGGCGGCAGCGTCAGCGGCAGCGGGCTGCCGGGGGGCATCGCCTCGGTGCCGCGTCGCACCACCACCGCGCGGATGATGTCGTCCCAGCCACCGGCGACGCCGGGGTCGACGGCCGGGTTGCCCATGAGGTTGGAGCGCAGCAGCCAGGTCGGACCCTCGTGGCCCACGAAGCGGCTGGCCTGGGTGGCGGGCTCGCCCTCGGGGGACTGCACCGGGACCAGGCAGAGCAGCTCGGCGCCGAAGACCCCCTCCTGCTCGGTGGCGGTGCCGCCGACGCGGGTGGTCTCGGCCGCGATCCGGGGCCGCAGCTCCTCCCAGGCGCCGCCGCCGCGGGAGGCGGAGAAGGGACGCAGCTCGAGCGCGCCGTCCTCCCCCACCAGCAGCACGGCCATGACCGAACCGGAGGCGTCGTCGACCTGGAGGCGGAGCTCCACGTCGATCGGGCGCGGGATCAGCAGGCTGCCGAGGTCGACCATGTCGGTGTCCTCGAGGTCGACCTCGGAGACGTCGAAGGGGCCCGACTCGGGGGCGTCGCGGGTGCGCGAGGGCGGCGGGGCGGCCTGGGGGTCGACGACGTCGTCGCTGGCGACCTCCTCGGGACCCTCGGGGGTCTCGTCGTCGTGCGCACGCTTGCGGCCGAACCTCACGATGCTGTGCCTTCCCTCGGAGCGGTGGAGAAACCTCCGGTGGAACCGTAGCCGCCATCGCCGCGCGCGGAGGCGCCGAGGTCGTCGGTCTCCACGAAGGTCGCGGTCTCGCAGCGCTGCACGACCAGCTGGGCGATGCGGTCGCCGCGGCGCACGACGAAGGGCTCGCGGCGGTCGGTGTTGACCAGGCACACCTGGACCTCGCCGCGGTAGCCCGCGTCGATGGTGCCGGGGGCGTTGACGATCGAGATGCCGTGGCGGGCGGCCAGGCCCGAACGGGGGTGGACGAGGCCGACGTACCCCTCGGGCAGCGCGAGCGCGATGCCGGTCGGCACCAGGGCCCGCTCACCCGGCTCGAGGCGGGTCTCCACCCTCGCGTGCAGGTCGGCGCCGGCGTCGCCGGGGTGGGCGTACGACGGCAGCGGCAGACCGGGGTCGAGCCTCGTCACGGGGATGCGGACCATGGCGACCGACCCTACCCGCGGGGCCGGACGCCCGGGGGCGCGACGGAGGTGACAGGCTTGCCCCGTGCCCGAGCGCTCCCCCTCACCTGCTCCGAGCGCCCCGCGCCCGGTCTACCAGGAGCGGCTGACGGTGCCGCTGCGCTGGTGGGTGCAGGCGACCATGCTGCTCGCGACGCTGTGGCTGGCCTTCGTGGTCGCGATGCCGGCGTGGGCGGCGTTCGCGATCTCCGGGGCGCTGCTGGCCGGGGTCTACGGCCTGTTCGCCTGGGTGGGCGGCACCACCGTGTCGGTGCGCGACGGCGTGCTGCAGGCCGGCCGCGCCCGGATCGAGGTCGCGCTCCTCGGGCCCGCGGAGCCCCTGGACGCCGAGGGCACCCGCCGGGTGCACGGCGTCGAGGCCGACGCCCGCGCCTTCCTGCTCACCCGCCCCTACCTCAAGCGCTCGGTGCGGGTGCCCGTCGAGGACCCGCGCGACCCCACGCCGTACTGGCTGATCTCCTCGCGGCGCCCCGACCGGCTCGCCGCGGCGCTCGGGCGGGCCACGGAGCAGCCGCCCCCGCGATAGGTCCTAGGGTGACGGGGTACGGCGAGCAGGACCG
This genomic interval from Nocardioides scoriae contains the following:
- a CDS encoding DUF3159 domain-containing protein — protein: MAAPSEQAASPSHPVPSEQTVEEVVRKQLGDALGGVRGMLEAAVPTIAFTVLFLTLHDLRLAITVSLAAAGVLLAVRLVQRSSVQFVLNALFGIGIGALFAWRAARGGGDEGEQALAYFLPGLIYNAAYATLMVLTIVVRWPLVGFIVGSVAGDPTAWHADRSVVRLCTKLTWLLALPCVLRVAVQAPVYLAGTNGWWSTGSAVAALGVAKLVMGWPLQVACLAGMVWVLTRNRTPVATPAP
- a CDS encoding DUF3093 domain-containing protein, with product MPERSPSPAPSAPRPVYQERLTVPLRWWVQATMLLATLWLAFVVAMPAWAAFAISGALLAGVYGLFAWVGGTTVSVRDGVLQAGRARIEVALLGPAEPLDAEGTRRVHGVEADARAFLLTRPYLKRSVRVPVEDPRDPTPYWLISSRRPDRLAAALGRATEQPPPR
- the dut gene encoding dUTP diphosphatase; protein product: MVRIPVTRLDPGLPLPSYAHPGDAGADLHARVETRLEPGERALVPTGIALALPEGYVGLVHPRSGLAARHGISIVNAPGTIDAGYRGEVQVCLVNTDRREPFVVRRGDRIAQLVVQRCETATFVETDDLGASARGDGGYGSTGGFSTAPREGTAS
- a CDS encoding DUF3710 domain-containing protein, producing MRFGRKRAHDDETPEGPEEVASDDVVDPQAAPPPSRTRDAPESGPFDVSEVDLEDTDMVDLGSLLIPRPIDVELRLQVDDASGSVMAVLLVGEDGALELRPFSASRGGGAWEELRPRIAAETTRVGGTATEQEGVFGAELLCLVPVQSPEGEPATQASRFVGHEGPTWLLRSNLMGNPAVDPGVAGGWDDIIRAVVVRRGTEAMPPGSPLPLTLPPDAVPSAE
- a CDS encoding OB-fold nucleic acid binding domain-containing protein, encoding MTTVADEHDGARHRSRLRASISRWASSDREEARELRKDTRKAGLVTIEDAVDRERVILQGTLKTVSLRPRGGVPALEAELYDGSGSIFVVWLGRRRIAGISPGRGIRVVGRIGVQDGHRVMYNPRYFLRPT